One Deltaproteobacteria bacterium DNA segment encodes these proteins:
- the argJ gene encoding bifunctional glutamate N-acetyltransferase/amino-acid acetyltransferase ArgJ, translating into MLKVSGFKFSGISAGIKGEGKKDLALIVSDKPLSAAAVFTTSKVKAAPVILDQERIKKGIARAVIVNSGNANACTGEQGLEDAKSTAGSVAKSLGISEEDVLLSSTGVIGQRLPVNKIESAVPELVSSLGEGGETFAEAIMTTDSFPKMHSVTDVIAGKEVTVAGVAKGAGMISPDMATMLAYVMTDADIDSGMLSHALKVATDVSFNCITVDGDMSTNDTVIALASGESGIEIVEGEVGHLKFLSMMEEVMVELARMIVKDGEGATKLIEVVVRGADRREDARKAAVKIANSPLVKTAFYGEDANWGRIAGALGGSGIVLDESRLDIYFDNVQIVKGGLFTGEEAEKKATQAMKKDEFSLLIDINLGPHESRIWTCDLTHDYIRINAEYRS; encoded by the coding sequence ATGTTAAAGGTAAGTGGATTTAAATTTTCAGGCATTTCGGCCGGTATTAAAGGGGAAGGGAAAAAGGACCTTGCCCTCATAGTATCGGACAAACCCCTGTCGGCAGCAGCTGTTTTTACCACATCAAAGGTAAAGGCTGCTCCCGTTATTCTCGATCAGGAGAGGATCAAAAAGGGGATTGCACGTGCTGTTATCGTCAATAGCGGCAATGCCAATGCCTGTACGGGAGAGCAGGGACTTGAGGATGCGAAATCAACTGCCGGGAGTGTTGCGAAAAGTCTGGGAATTTCAGAAGAAGATGTTCTTCTTTCCTCGACAGGTGTTATCGGCCAGAGACTGCCTGTTAATAAAATTGAAAGCGCTGTGCCGGAGCTTGTTTCGTCTCTCGGCGAAGGAGGGGAAACTTTTGCTGAGGCTATTATGACGACAGACTCTTTTCCTAAAATGCATTCCGTCACTGACGTAATTGCTGGAAAAGAGGTTACTGTTGCCGGTGTGGCAAAGGGAGCAGGAATGATATCGCCCGATATGGCTACCATGCTTGCCTATGTCATGACCGATGCCGATATAGATTCAGGTATGCTTTCCCATGCACTGAAAGTGGCGACGGATGTGAGTTTTAATTGTATCACTGTTGACGGCGATATGAGTACCAATGATACGGTAATTGCGCTTGCCTCAGGTGAAAGCGGTATTGAAATTGTTGAGGGGGAGGTGGGGCATCTCAAGTTTCTCTCCATGATGGAAGAGGTAATGGTAGAACTGGCCAGGATGATTGTTAAGGATGGGGAAGGGGCGACCAAGCTTATTGAAGTTGTGGTCAGGGGCGCTGACCGGCGGGAAGATGCAAGGAAAGCGGCTGTCAAGATTGCCAACTCTCCCCTTGTAAAAACTGCTTTTTACGGTGAAGATGCTAACTGGGGGCGCATTGCAGGGGCTCTTGGAGGTTCCGGTATCGTGCTTGATGAGAGCAGACTGGATATCTACTTTGATAATGTGCAGATCGTAAAAGGCGGCCTCTTCACTGGTGAGGAGGCGGAAAAAAAGGCCACTCAAGCGATGAAAAAGGATGAATTTTCACTGCTTATAGATATTAACCTTGGTCCCCATGAATCAAGAATATGGACCTGTGATCTAACCCATGATTATATAAGAATAAATGCAGAGTACAGGAGTTAG